A window of Raineyella sp. W15-4 contains these coding sequences:
- a CDS encoding putative ABC transporter permease, whose protein sequence is MTAQWWSYLIISFLAYGFLGWVLEGIVMLVEKHRLINRGFLTGPLLPIYGFGAVAILLLTASLRASPLLVFLVAVVAATVIEFIGHLGLEKLLGLVLWDYTGRFGNIQGRVCFTNALAFGVAGLFVVYVADPWLARVVDAMGLLVSLSAASALATLAVVDFVHSVVAVVRVRPEVESAVESLAALRGRLEQRLDELAASLDEQVAERRERLAEGRERLAEGRERLLERADRTRDRLQEARTALPTPAALLRRQRMLRRSRGTLGRLDHAFPSGRLHGQNHRGPSEQHPTDNTEQRPTGPSDDRDCAGH, encoded by the coding sequence ATGACTGCGCAGTGGTGGAGCTATCTGATCATCTCGTTCCTGGCGTACGGGTTCCTCGGCTGGGTCCTCGAGGGCATCGTCATGTTGGTCGAGAAGCACCGGCTGATCAACCGCGGGTTCCTCACCGGGCCACTGCTGCCGATCTACGGCTTCGGTGCGGTGGCGATCCTGCTGCTCACCGCATCCCTGCGGGCCAGTCCGCTGCTGGTGTTCCTGGTGGCGGTGGTCGCCGCGACGGTGATCGAGTTCATCGGCCACCTCGGGTTGGAGAAGCTGCTCGGCCTGGTGCTGTGGGACTACACCGGCCGGTTCGGCAACATCCAGGGGCGGGTCTGCTTCACCAACGCGCTCGCCTTCGGCGTTGCCGGCCTGTTCGTCGTCTACGTCGCCGATCCGTGGCTGGCCCGGGTGGTCGACGCGATGGGCCTGTTGGTCTCGCTGTCGGCGGCCTCCGCCCTGGCCACCCTCGCGGTGGTCGATTTCGTCCACTCGGTGGTCGCCGTGGTCCGGGTGCGCCCCGAGGTCGAGTCTGCGGTGGAGAGCCTGGCCGCACTGCGCGGTCGGCTCGAGCAGCGTCTCGACGAACTGGCGGCCTCACTGGACGAGCAGGTGGCCGAGCGCCGCGAGCGCCTGGCGGAGGGCCGGGAACGGTTGGCCGAGGGGCGCGAACGCCTCCTCGAACGCGCCGACCGCACCCGCGACCGGCTGCAGGAGGCGCGGACCGCGCTGCCCACCCCCGCCGCGCTGCTGCGGCGCCAGCGGATGCTCCGCCGATCGCGGGGAACTCTGGGACGGCTGGATCACGCATTCCCGTCCGGGCGCCTGCACGGACAGAACCACCGAGGACCCTCGGAACAGCACCCGACGGACAACACCGAGCAGCGCCCCACGGGTCCGTCGGACGACCGCGACTGCGCCGGGCACTGA
- a CDS encoding type B 50S ribosomal protein L31, whose amino-acid sequence MKKGIHPDYHPVVFRDRSADFAFLTRSTATSEVAIEWADGNIYPVIDVDVSSASHPFMTGRQRVVDTAGRVEKFRRRYGQVHRPKSPEGRGPKGRAPEGGH is encoded by the coding sequence ATGAAGAAGGGCATTCATCCCGACTACCATCCGGTGGTGTTCCGCGACCGGAGCGCGGACTTCGCCTTCCTCACCCGATCCACCGCCACCTCTGAGGTGGCGATCGAGTGGGCCGACGGCAATATCTACCCGGTCATCGACGTCGACGTGTCGTCCGCCTCGCATCCGTTCATGACCGGACGACAGCGGGTCGTCGACACCGCGGGGCGGGTCGAGAAGTTCCGCCGCCGCTATGGGCAGGTCCACCGGCCCAAGAGCCCTGAGGGTCGTGGCCCGAAGGGCCGCGCACCGGAGGGAGGCCACTGA
- the rpsN gene encoding 30S ribosomal protein S14: MAKKSKIVANERRRRVVARYAARRAELKATAVDPSRSDAERAAARVALQALPRDASPTRVRNRDRLDGRPRGHLRKFGVSRVRLRELAHAGQLPGVTKSSW; the protein is encoded by the coding sequence ATGGCGAAGAAGTCCAAGATCGTCGCGAACGAGCGGCGCCGCCGCGTCGTGGCCCGCTATGCCGCCAGGCGGGCCGAGTTGAAGGCGACCGCCGTCGATCCCTCCCGCTCCGACGCGGAGCGTGCCGCGGCGAGGGTAGCGCTGCAGGCCTTGCCGCGCGACGCCAGCCCGACGAGGGTGCGTAACCGCGACCGCCTCGACGGGCGGCCGCGCGGCCATCTGCGGAAGTTCGGGGTCTCCCGGGTGCGGCTCCGGGAGCTGGCCCATGCCGGCCAGTTGCCCGGCGTCACGAAGTCGAGCTGGTGA
- the rpmG gene encoding 50S ribosomal protein L33, which translates to MAGKSGDLRPIIRLRSTAGTGYTYVTRKSRRNTPDRLVLKKYDPIARRHVEFKEAR; encoded by the coding sequence ATGGCCGGGAAGAGCGGCGACCTGCGCCCGATCATCCGGCTCCGGTCGACCGCCGGGACCGGCTACACGTACGTGACGCGCAAGTCGCGGCGCAACACCCCCGATCGGCTGGTGCTGAAGAAGTACGACCCGATCGCGCGTCGGCACGTGGAGTTCAAGGAGGCCCGCTGA
- the rpmB gene encoding 50S ribosomal protein L28 produces MSARCQVTGKRPGFGNNVSHSHRRTRRRWDPNIQSKRYYVPSLGRTVRLTLSTQAIRLIDRRGIDAVVRDLIARGKKI; encoded by the coding sequence ATGTCAGCCAGATGTCAAGTGACCGGCAAGCGACCCGGTTTCGGCAACAACGTCTCGCACTCCCACCGGCGCACCCGGCGCCGGTGGGACCCCAACATCCAGTCCAAGCGTTACTACGTGCCGAGCCTGGGGCGTACGGTCCGGCTCACCCTGTCGACCCAGGCCATCCGGCTCATCGACCGGCGGGGCATCGACGCCGTCGTCAGGGACCTCATCGCTCGGGGGAAGAAGATCTGA
- a CDS encoding GTP-binding protein → MALVASSTPTARDTLLFRLLTDDPAELTGDDRPLVVVSYDMLRDGDGRRLVRSVVERTGATHRTPLGMDQLCLHCLADDDLVGLLALLEGSGRWSGAVVALPLTADPLPLAHRLDQQMTAGRRLARLVLAGTATALDGPGYESALLDDALLTDLDLELYDEDGRSLGEALASQVGYADLVLVGSATGMTGREADLLEHTRPHDTLAGPLDDLALRAEIWRCRHQVAAARARTDLRTPQPWGGPHDHGVWTLDLRSDRPFHPDRLLENIEELGCGRLRSWGHFWVPTRPDRLALWDGAGGQVSVGDLGAWDTLPDTRLVMVGVGDEADRIRAAFGHTLLTPAEWAAGVGRWQGVDDELAPWLGAYGPQG, encoded by the coding sequence GTGGCACTCGTCGCGTCGTCCACGCCGACCGCGCGCGACACCCTGCTGTTCCGGCTGCTGACCGATGATCCGGCCGAGCTGACCGGTGATGATCGGCCGCTGGTGGTCGTCTCGTACGACATGCTCCGCGACGGCGACGGGCGTCGACTGGTGCGCAGCGTCGTGGAACGCACCGGGGCCACCCACCGGACCCCGCTCGGGATGGACCAGCTGTGCCTGCACTGCCTGGCCGACGACGACCTGGTCGGGCTGCTCGCCCTGCTCGAGGGCAGCGGTCGCTGGTCGGGCGCGGTGGTCGCGCTGCCGCTGACCGCCGATCCGCTGCCGCTCGCCCACCGGCTGGACCAGCAGATGACGGCCGGTCGGCGGCTCGCCCGCCTGGTGCTGGCGGGGACCGCCACCGCGCTGGACGGTCCCGGCTACGAGAGCGCGTTGCTGGACGACGCGCTGCTGACCGACCTGGATCTCGAGCTGTATGACGAGGACGGCCGTTCCCTGGGCGAGGCGCTGGCTTCCCAGGTCGGCTACGCCGACCTCGTCCTGGTCGGGTCGGCGACGGGGATGACCGGCCGGGAAGCCGACCTGCTCGAACACACCCGCCCCCACGACACCCTCGCCGGGCCGCTCGACGACCTGGCACTGCGGGCCGAGATCTGGCGATGCCGTCACCAGGTGGCGGCGGCGCGGGCGAGGACGGACCTGCGCACCCCCCAACCGTGGGGTGGCCCGCACGACCACGGGGTATGGACGCTCGATCTGCGCTCCGACCGCCCGTTCCACCCCGACCGGCTGTTGGAGAACATCGAGGAGCTCGGCTGTGGACGCCTGCGGTCGTGGGGGCACTTCTGGGTGCCGACCCGGCCGGACCGGCTGGCGCTGTGGGACGGCGCCGGCGGTCAGGTCAGTGTCGGCGACCTGGGTGCCTGGGACACACTGCCCGACACCCGGCTGGTGATGGTCGGCGTCGGTGACGAGGCCGACCGGATCCGTGCTGCGTTCGGCCACACCCTGCTGACCCCGGCGGAGTGGGCCGCCGGGGTGGGCCGCTGGCAGGGTGTCGACGACGAGCTGGCGCCCTGGCTGGGGGCGTACGGTCCGCAGGGCTGA
- the clpB gene encoding ATP-dependent chaperone ClpB, which produces MDANKLTTKSRDAYSTAVRNALTNGNPNVEAVHLLHAMLITPENTVGPLLESIDADPRTIDTEAERAIKRLPAASGSSVSQPQLSGALARVLADAETRAEKLGDSYIATEHLLIGLADIDSEAKKILTAAGATAKALTEAFQQARGSKRVTSEGQEGTSSALEQYGYDMTAAAREGKLDPVIGRDQEIRRVIQVLARRTKNNPVLIGEPGVGKTAVVEGLAQRIVAGDVPDSLKGRRLISLDLGGMVAGAKYRGEFEERLKSVLSEIKDAEGQIVTFIDEIHTVIGAGATGDSSMDAGNMLKPMLARGELRLIGATTLDEYRENIEKDPAFERRFQQVFVGEPSVEDSIAILRGLRERYEAHHKVAITDQALVAAATLSHRYITGRKLPDKAIDLVDEAASRLRMEIDSSPVEIDELRRRVDRLTMEQMALAKESDPATKERLARLNAELADTQEHLRGLEQRWEAEKQGLNRVGEIRKEIDAKRSEADRAQREGDLAHASEILYGEIPALERELAQAAEAEKNTKPMVSEEVTAQDIAEVVAAWTGIPVGKMLQGESEKLLHMEDYLGKRLIGQSEAVTAVADAVRRSRAGISDPNKPTGSFLFLGPTGVGKTELAKSLAEFLFDDEQSMVRIDMSEYSEKHSVARLVGAPPGYIGYEEGGQLTEAVRRRPYSVILLDEVEKAHPEVFDILLQVLDDGRLTDGQGRTVDFRNTILILTSNLGSQFLADQSLSEDAKREAVMGIVRTSFKPEFLNRLDEIVMFKPLTQDELTRIVDIQLGRLNRRMADRRISVTATPAAEEWLGLMGFDPVYGARPLRRLIQSTIEDQLARAVLSGRLHEGDNVVFDVTPDNEGLEIVESALTGEGAVAGTGDEFTDRRDEMAGETTVTQVDPADPSAGGEVLEGEVVDDEDDRQR; this is translated from the coding sequence ATGGACGCCAACAAGCTCACCACCAAGAGCCGCGACGCGTACTCGACCGCCGTACGCAACGCGCTCACCAACGGCAACCCGAACGTCGAGGCCGTGCACCTGCTGCACGCGATGCTGATCACCCCGGAGAACACCGTCGGGCCGCTGCTGGAGTCGATCGACGCCGACCCGCGGACGATCGACACCGAGGCGGAGCGGGCGATCAAGCGGCTGCCCGCGGCGTCCGGTTCCTCGGTCTCACAGCCGCAGCTGTCCGGTGCGCTGGCCCGCGTCCTCGCCGACGCCGAGACCCGCGCCGAGAAGCTCGGCGACTCCTACATCGCCACCGAGCACCTGCTGATCGGGCTCGCCGACATCGACTCGGAGGCGAAGAAGATCCTCACCGCCGCGGGCGCCACCGCGAAGGCCCTCACCGAGGCCTTCCAGCAGGCCCGCGGCTCCAAGCGAGTCACCTCCGAGGGCCAGGAAGGCACCTCCAGCGCGCTGGAGCAGTACGGCTACGACATGACTGCGGCCGCCCGCGAGGGCAAGCTGGACCCGGTCATCGGCCGTGACCAGGAGATCCGCCGGGTGATCCAGGTGCTCGCCCGGCGGACGAAGAACAACCCGGTGCTGATCGGTGAGCCCGGCGTCGGCAAGACCGCCGTCGTCGAGGGGCTGGCCCAGCGCATCGTCGCCGGCGACGTCCCCGACTCGCTGAAGGGCCGCCGGCTGATCAGCCTCGACCTCGGCGGCATGGTCGCCGGCGCGAAGTACCGCGGCGAGTTCGAGGAGCGGCTGAAGAGCGTCCTCTCCGAGATCAAGGACGCCGAGGGGCAGATCGTCACCTTCATCGACGAGATCCACACGGTGATCGGCGCCGGCGCGACCGGCGACTCCTCGATGGACGCCGGCAACATGCTCAAGCCGATGCTGGCCCGCGGCGAGCTGCGGCTGATCGGCGCCACCACCCTGGACGAGTACCGGGAGAACATCGAGAAGGACCCGGCGTTCGAGCGGCGGTTCCAGCAGGTGTTCGTCGGCGAGCCGAGTGTGGAGGACTCGATCGCGATCCTGCGTGGCCTGCGCGAGCGCTACGAGGCGCACCACAAGGTGGCCATCACCGACCAGGCGCTGGTCGCCGCGGCGACCCTGTCGCACCGCTACATCACCGGCCGCAAGCTGCCGGACAAGGCGATCGACCTGGTCGACGAGGCCGCCTCCCGGCTGCGGATGGAGATCGACTCCTCCCCGGTGGAGATCGATGAGCTGCGCCGCAGGGTCGACCGGCTGACGATGGAGCAGATGGCGCTGGCGAAGGAGTCCGATCCGGCCACTAAGGAGCGGCTCGCCCGGCTGAACGCCGAACTGGCCGACACCCAGGAGCACCTGCGCGGCCTCGAGCAGCGCTGGGAGGCCGAGAAGCAGGGCCTCAACCGGGTCGGCGAGATCCGCAAGGAGATCGACGCGAAGCGGTCCGAGGCCGACCGGGCGCAGCGCGAGGGTGACCTGGCCCACGCCTCGGAGATCCTCTACGGCGAGATCCCCGCCCTGGAGCGGGAGCTGGCCCAGGCCGCCGAGGCCGAGAAGAACACCAAACCGATGGTCTCGGAGGAGGTCACCGCCCAGGACATCGCCGAGGTGGTGGCGGCCTGGACCGGCATCCCGGTCGGGAAGATGCTCCAGGGCGAGTCGGAGAAGCTGCTGCACATGGAGGACTACCTCGGCAAGCGGCTGATCGGCCAGTCCGAGGCCGTCACCGCGGTGGCCGATGCCGTCCGACGGTCCCGGGCCGGCATCTCCGACCCGAACAAGCCCACCGGCTCGTTCCTCTTCCTCGGCCCCACCGGCGTCGGCAAGACCGAACTGGCGAAGTCGCTGGCGGAGTTCCTCTTCGACGACGAGCAGAGCATGGTCCGGATCGACATGAGTGAGTACTCCGAGAAGCACTCGGTCGCCCGCCTCGTCGGTGCCCCTCCGGGCTACATCGGCTACGAGGAGGGTGGCCAGCTGACCGAGGCCGTCCGCCGCCGTCCGTACTCGGTGATCCTGCTCGACGAGGTCGAGAAGGCCCACCCCGAGGTGTTCGACATCCTGCTGCAGGTGCTCGACGACGGCCGGCTGACCGACGGTCAGGGGCGTACGGTCGACTTCCGCAACACGATCCTGATCCTCACCTCGAACCTGGGCTCGCAGTTCCTCGCCGACCAGTCGCTGTCCGAGGACGCCAAGCGTGAGGCGGTGATGGGGATCGTCCGGACCTCGTTCAAGCCGGAGTTCCTCAACCGGCTCGACGAGATCGTGATGTTCAAGCCGCTGACCCAGGACGAGCTGACCCGGATCGTCGACATCCAGCTCGGCCGGCTCAACCGGCGGATGGCGGATCGCCGGATCAGCGTGACGGCCACCCCGGCCGCGGAGGAGTGGCTGGGCCTGATGGGCTTCGACCCGGTGTACGGCGCCCGCCCGCTGCGTCGACTGATCCAGTCGACCATCGAGGACCAGCTGGCCCGCGCGGTGCTGTCCGGCCGGCTGCACGAGGGCGACAACGTCGTCTTCGACGTCACGCCCGACAACGAGGGCCTGGAGATCGTCGAGTCGGCGCTCACCGGTGAAGGGGCCGTGGCCGGCACCGGCGACGAGTTCACCGACCGGCGTGACGAGATGGCCGGCGAGACGACCGTCACCCAGGTCGATCCGGCGGACCCGTCGGCCGGCGGTGAGGTGCTCGAGGGCGAGGTCGTCGACGACGAGGACGATCGGCAGCGCTGA
- a CDS encoding MmcQ/YjbR family DNA-binding protein, producing MAHPLMFDADDPLLHRIRALCLALPRAAEKISHGRPTFYTTKVFAYYGASIKVDGVYVQHPRSFVVHPDEGEVLALAEEARCYRPAYLGPSGWIGVDLAADTDWEEVRELIEASYRETASARLVAELDAR from the coding sequence ATGGCGCATCCGCTGATGTTCGATGCCGACGACCCGCTCCTGCACCGGATCCGCGCACTCTGTCTGGCCCTGCCACGCGCGGCGGAGAAGATCAGCCATGGCCGTCCGACCTTCTACACGACGAAGGTCTTCGCGTACTACGGCGCGTCGATCAAGGTCGACGGCGTGTACGTGCAGCACCCCCGGTCGTTCGTCGTGCACCCGGATGAGGGCGAGGTGCTGGCGCTCGCCGAGGAGGCGCGGTGCTACCGGCCGGCCTATCTCGGGCCGAGTGGCTGGATCGGGGTCGACCTGGCTGCCGACACCGACTGGGAGGAGGTGCGTGAGCTCATCGAGGCGTCCTACCGGGAGACCGCCAGCGCCAGGCTCGTCGCCGAACTCGATGCCCGGTGA
- a CDS encoding NAD(P)-dependent alcohol dehydrogenase: MKAVRLHQYEVRPVVEEVPEPTITHPYDVVVKIGGAGLCRTDLHIVEGQWAPKSQVALPYTLGHENAGWVHAVGSAVEHLRPGDPVILHPLLTCGYCRACRAGDDVHCEAQQFPGIDTDGGMAEYLRTTARSVVKLPAGIEPAAVAALADAGLTAYHAVKKAVPLLYPGSTCVIIGAGGLGHLGVQCLRAMSATRIVVLDRNPAALELTTGWGADETVLADGSQVDRVLELTDGKGAEVVLDFVGEQGAEGEGWRMTRRAGSDFIIGYGGTISIPAIDVISTERNVIGNLVGSYNDLAELMALTAAGRVEMLTRTYPLDAVNDAMDDLDAGRLRGRGILVP; this comes from the coding sequence ATGAAAGCGGTCCGTCTGCATCAGTACGAGGTGCGTCCCGTGGTCGAGGAAGTGCCCGAGCCCACGATCACTCACCCGTACGACGTGGTGGTGAAGATCGGCGGCGCCGGGCTGTGCCGCACCGACCTGCACATCGTCGAGGGGCAGTGGGCCCCGAAGTCCCAGGTCGCCCTGCCCTACACCCTCGGCCACGAGAACGCCGGGTGGGTGCACGCCGTGGGGTCTGCGGTCGAGCATCTCCGCCCGGGTGATCCGGTGATCCTGCACCCGTTGCTCACCTGCGGCTACTGTCGGGCCTGCCGTGCCGGTGACGACGTCCACTGCGAGGCGCAGCAGTTTCCCGGCATCGACACCGACGGCGGGATGGCGGAGTACCTCCGGACCACCGCCCGCTCGGTCGTCAAACTCCCGGCGGGGATCGAACCGGCCGCGGTGGCCGCCCTCGCCGACGCCGGGCTGACCGCCTACCACGCCGTGAAGAAGGCGGTGCCGCTGCTGTACCCGGGCAGCACCTGCGTCATCATCGGCGCCGGCGGCCTGGGCCATCTCGGAGTCCAGTGCCTGCGGGCGATGAGCGCGACCCGGATCGTGGTGCTCGACCGCAACCCGGCCGCTCTCGAACTGACCACCGGCTGGGGCGCCGACGAGACGGTGCTCGCCGACGGCAGCCAGGTGGACCGGGTGCTGGAGCTCACCGACGGCAAGGGCGCCGAGGTGGTGCTGGACTTCGTCGGGGAACAGGGCGCCGAGGGTGAAGGCTGGCGGATGACCCGGCGGGCCGGCAGCGACTTCATCATCGGCTACGGCGGCACCATCTCCATCCCCGCCATCGACGTCATCTCGACCGAGCGCAACGTGATCGGCAACCTGGTCGGCAGTTACAACGACCTGGCGGAGCTGATGGCCCTCACCGCGGCCGGGCGGGTCGAGATGCTGACCCGGACCTATCCGCTCGATGCGGTCAACGATGCCATGGACGATCTCGACGCCGGCCGGCTGCGCGGGCGCGGGATCCTCGTGCCGTAG
- a CDS encoding nuclear transport factor 2 family protein, with amino-acid sequence MARTAEEVFAHHGQALGAEDLDEIIADYTDDAILIVQGKVYRGKDGARQVFVQLLSDVPQAEWDLATVFADDVLYLEWKATGGGRKVEDGIDTFIFADGLIRVQTVIYHVGPA; translated from the coding sequence ATGGCACGCACAGCAGAAGAAGTGTTCGCGCATCACGGCCAGGCGCTGGGCGCCGAGGACCTCGACGAGATCATCGCCGACTACACCGACGATGCCATCCTGATCGTCCAGGGCAAGGTCTACCGGGGCAAGGACGGCGCCCGGCAGGTGTTCGTCCAGTTGCTCAGCGACGTCCCGCAGGCCGAGTGGGATCTCGCCACGGTCTTCGCCGACGACGTCCTCTACCTCGAATGGAAGGCCACCGGCGGCGGCCGCAAGGTCGAGGACGGCATCGACACCTTCATCTTCGCCGACGGCCTGATCCGGGTGCAGACGGTGATCTACCACGTCGGGCCGGCCTGA
- a CDS encoding amidohydrolase family protein has product MPSLTLPDPGLDPLPSATPRIVSAARVILAAGEPPVADGAVVIDGRHIVWTGPGSQLPHDYADLPRTDHPGATILPGLIETHAHLGSYASRLTPDVPDPSRHRAAWTALSSVATARQLASVGVTTVQSLGSPYFADVALREAIATGLGAGPRIVAAGPQLTTTGGHAWSNGAEVDSVTDIRRAVRRHHKAGTDLIKVMATGGFMTARTDPWKAQFTTEELRVLVEEAHRLGKHTAAHAHGTEGIRRAVDAGVDYIAHASFIGEDGRTDVDLELIDRIAERGIFVDTCSPPTRPPVEGETISPRAAELFQRGVRLVTGHDIGAVLPPSAYTFGLKQLEASGLPRVEVLRAATSTAAAAAGLAGVAGVLAPGYSADLIVAAGDPLADLSALDSLLEIVIAGRTFRPDPVIPYVPGSGRHAVDRTQDLRAARGEALERRRRHPVHPA; this is encoded by the coding sequence ATGCCCTCACTCACCCTTCCCGACCCGGGACTGGACCCTCTCCCCTCTGCCACCCCGCGCATCGTCAGCGCCGCCCGGGTGATTCTCGCCGCCGGTGAGCCACCGGTGGCCGACGGCGCGGTCGTCATCGACGGCCGCCACATCGTCTGGACCGGCCCCGGGTCCCAGCTCCCGCACGACTACGCCGATCTGCCCCGGACCGACCACCCCGGCGCCACGATCCTGCCGGGCCTGATCGAGACCCACGCTCATCTCGGGTCGTACGCCTCCCGGCTGACACCGGACGTGCCCGATCCGTCCAGGCACCGCGCGGCCTGGACCGCACTGTCGTCGGTGGCCACCGCCCGCCAACTCGCGTCGGTCGGGGTGACTACGGTGCAGTCGCTGGGATCGCCGTACTTCGCCGACGTCGCGCTGCGTGAGGCGATCGCGACCGGGCTCGGGGCCGGCCCGCGGATCGTCGCCGCCGGTCCGCAGCTGACCACCACCGGGGGCCACGCCTGGAGCAACGGCGCGGAGGTCGACTCGGTCACCGACATCCGGCGCGCCGTACGCCGACATCACAAGGCCGGCACCGACCTGATCAAGGTGATGGCCACCGGCGGCTTCATGACCGCGCGCACCGACCCCTGGAAGGCCCAGTTCACCACCGAGGAGCTGCGCGTGCTGGTCGAGGAGGCGCACCGGCTCGGCAAGCACACGGCCGCGCACGCCCACGGCACGGAAGGGATCCGGCGGGCGGTCGACGCCGGGGTCGACTACATCGCCCATGCCAGCTTCATCGGCGAGGACGGGCGGACCGACGTCGACCTCGAGCTGATCGACCGGATCGCCGAACGGGGCATCTTCGTCGACACCTGCAGCCCGCCGACCCGGCCGCCGGTCGAGGGGGAGACGATCTCACCACGCGCCGCAGAGCTCTTCCAGCGGGGCGTACGCCTCGTCACCGGTCATGACATCGGGGCGGTGCTGCCGCCCAGCGCCTACACGTTCGGGCTCAAACAGCTGGAGGCCTCCGGGCTGCCCCGGGTCGAGGTGCTGCGTGCGGCGACCAGCACCGCGGCGGCCGCGGCGGGGCTGGCCGGAGTCGCCGGGGTCCTGGCACCGGGCTATTCCGCCGATCTGATCGTCGCCGCAGGCGATCCCCTCGCCGACCTGTCCGCGCTCGACTCCCTCCTGGAGATCGTCATCGCCGGGCGGACGTTCCGCCCGGACCCGGTCATCCCGTACGTCCCCGGGTCGGGCCGGCACGCGGTGGACCGCACGCAGGACCTCCGTGCCGCCCGGGGGGAGGCGCTGGAACGACGCCGACGGCATCCGGTCCACCCCGCCTGA
- a CDS encoding glutathione S-transferase C-terminal domain-containing protein, with the protein MSTLTAELEADIRTRPAGVARSSFPETTSEQTPDGAFRRQRNWFTRRFGDGPDQARPEPGRYLLLGNPGCGWNRRQLITLRLLGLAEAVPFVLLTGRDDRGWRIAAHGNDLAERWGTTLLNDFYRRTDPGFRGRGTSPTVLDSATGLVVTNNYHPLSLDWETAWKPFQAAGAPDLYPEDLRPEIDLLNQQIFDDVNNGTYKVIFATDRGAAQAAKMVFEARLADYDFRLASRRYLFGDRLTDADIRLFVSLSSYERGYRPGIAAIFGEEATKRLTDFPHLWAYARDLFAQGFVDDRELYFLGLLPGPSGEYIGGSLLVGDTPLPTPAESLAAWQEPAGREALTGSALYSGPGGGGSYELWRFAR; encoded by the coding sequence ATGTCCACACTGACCGCCGAACTCGAGGCGGACATCCGCACCCGCCCCGCCGGGGTCGCCCGCAGCAGCTTCCCCGAGACGACCTCCGAGCAGACGCCGGACGGAGCCTTCCGCCGGCAGCGCAACTGGTTCACCCGACGCTTCGGAGACGGGCCCGACCAGGCGCGCCCCGAGCCGGGCCGCTACCTCCTGCTCGGCAACCCCGGCTGCGGCTGGAACCGCCGCCAGCTGATCACGCTGCGCCTGCTCGGGCTCGCCGAGGCCGTGCCGTTCGTCCTGCTCACCGGCCGTGACGACCGGGGCTGGCGTATCGCCGCCCACGGCAACGACCTGGCCGAACGCTGGGGCACCACCCTGCTCAACGACTTCTACCGCCGCACCGACCCCGGATTCCGTGGCCGCGGCACCTCACCGACGGTGCTGGACTCCGCGACCGGGCTGGTGGTGACGAACAACTACCATCCGCTCAGCCTCGACTGGGAGACCGCCTGGAAGCCGTTCCAGGCCGCCGGGGCCCCGGACCTCTACCCCGAGGACCTGCGACCGGAGATCGACCTGCTCAACCAGCAGATCTTCGACGACGTGAACAACGGCACCTACAAGGTGATCTTCGCGACCGACCGCGGGGCGGCCCAGGCGGCGAAGATGGTCTTCGAGGCCCGGCTGGCCGACTACGACTTCCGGCTGGCCTCCCGCCGCTACCTCTTCGGCGACCGGCTCACCGACGCCGACATCCGGCTGTTCGTGTCCCTGTCGTCGTACGAGCGGGGCTACCGTCCGGGCATCGCCGCGATCTTCGGCGAAGAGGCCACCAAGCGCCTCACCGACTTCCCCCACCTGTGGGCCTATGCCCGTGACCTCTTCGCCCAGGGCTTCGTGGACGACCGCGAGCTGTACTTCCTCGGCCTGCTGCCCGGACCCTCCGGGGAATACATCGGGGGCAGCCTGCTGGTCGGCGACACGCCGTTGCCGACGCCCGCCGAGTCGCTGGCGGCCTGGCAGGAACCGGCCGGACGCGAGGCGTTGACCGGCTCGGCGCTCTACTCGGGACCCGGTGGCGGCGGCTCCTACGAGCTGTGGCGCTTCGCCCGATGA